One Nicotiana sylvestris chromosome 12, ASM39365v2, whole genome shotgun sequence genomic window carries:
- the LOC138883977 gene encoding uncharacterized protein: MAPAELKELKEQLKDLLEKGFIRPSTSPWGAPVLFVRKKDGSLRMCIDYRQLNKSVAFSGHIVSYRGIKVDTQKIEGMKSWSRPTTPIEICCFLGLAGYYQRFVGGFSSLSAPLTKPTQKATKFQWTEACEQSFQELKNMLTSAPVLALPEGPDGYAIYCDDSGKANIVADALSRRYMGSLAHVEAEKRQLTREINQLACLGVRLVEFVNGGVVLQNTAKSSLIAEVNERQYEDPELVELRKRVSQQKKPLLNLKGDGVLRYSGRLCVPDVAGLQDRIM; this comes from the exons atggcacctgccgaattgaaggagttgaaggagcagttaaaagatttattggagaaaggtttcatcagacccagtacctcaccttggggtgcaccggtactATTTGTACGGAAGAAAGACGGCTCGctgaggatgtgtatcgattataggcaactaaacaag tCTGTAGCATTCTCGGGGCACATTGTATCCTATagaggtataaaggtagacactcagaagattgagggtatgaaatcatggtctagacctaccactccaatagAGATTTGTTGCTTTCTGGGCTTAGCAGGATACTACCAGAGGTTCGTAGGGGggttttcttccctttcagcaccgtTAACAAAGCCGACGCAGAAAGCGACTAAGTTCCAGTGGACAGAGGCATGTGAgcagagtttccaagagcttaagaacaTGTTGACCTCAGCACCAGTTCTAGCACTTCCAGAGggtccagatggttatgccatATATTGTGATGACTCAG ggaaagctaatattgtagcagatgccttaagtcgccgatatatgggtagcttagcacatgtagaggccgaaaaaagacaattaactagagagattaatcaattggcttgtttgggggttcGGTTAGTAGAATTTGTTAATggaggagttgtactccaaaatactgcaaaatcatctctcatagctgaagtaaaTGAGAGGCAGTACGAGGACCCAGAGTTAGTCGAATTGAGAAAGAGGGTTTCACAACAGAAGAAGCCGTTGTTAAATCTCAAaggagatggggttctcagatacaGCGGTCGTTTGTGTGTTCCAGATGTAGCAGGGCTACAAGACAGGATTATGTGA